From Hydra vulgaris chromosome 07, alternate assembly HydraT2T_AEP, a single genomic window includes:
- the LOC136082631 gene encoding piggyBac transposable element-derived protein 4-like, whose protein sequence is MVNKRRSISVQDAVNFVLEEDSDLSSLTESLSDSEIEFLIESETDEELYLSDYSDDNFKNIPSIEQNIKNIKVVPALKKKKVSCYENLNWQKEPPKEGMRRFNFISEEKVNGDIKNSDPLELFEYIITNELCEYIAEQTNIYFNQMTGGKVFQRSSRIFKFINSGAIFTSRDIRLHFAVIIYCGIIRKPKLRMYYTKSKLFETPGFKSILSQNKLLLLERFLHFVDISSFVDKSYTKDIKIKYIQEYIVNRWKIMLLPGRDISIDESLLLWKGRLSFKQSIRSKSARFGIKTFALACGKTGYVWNQIIYLGAGTETSQQYKYQATDVVMSLSEELLDVGPCIYLDNWYTSLEICDYLVQRKTDVVGTLRSYRKYLPKDVINAKLKSNERCVAYEQGYQFMVMHWKDKRDVYMITTCIPDTLEIVLRKGARKEVPTVIHIYNSNMGGVDLSDQMTTSYACVEKG, encoded by the coding sequence atggtaaaTAAACGACGATCAATTTCTGTTCAAGACGCTGTAAATTTTGTCTTGGAAGAAGACTCAGATCTTTCTTCGTTGACAGAATCTTTATCTGACAGTGAAATAGAATTTTTAATCGAATCAGAAACGGATGAAGAATTATATCTGAGTGATTACAGTGACgataattttaagaatattccATCAATTGAGCAAAATATCAAGAATATAAAAGTAGTTCCAGCTCTAAAGAAGAAGAAAGTTAGTTGCTATGAGAATTTAAATTGGCAAAAGGAACCTCCTAAAGAAGGAATGAGacgatttaattttatttctgaagAAAAAGTCAATGGAGATATAAAAAACTCTGACCCTCTTgaattatttgaatatattattacaaacgAACTTTGTGAGTACATTGCTGAACAAACTAACATATACTTTAACCAAATGACAGGAGGTAAAGTATTTCAAAGAAGCTCtcgtatatttaaatttatcaatagtGGAGCTATATTTACATCTCGTGACATACGCCTTCATTTTGCAGTGATAATCTACTGTGGTATTATTCGAAAGCCCAAATTGCGAATGTACTATACAAAAAGCAAACTGTTTGAAACACCAGGCTTTAAAAGTATACTATcgcaaaacaaattattattgctAGAGAGATTTCTTCATTTTGTAGATATTTCTAGTTTTGTGGACAAAAGTTATACAaaggatataaaaattaaatacattcaGGAGTACATTGTTAACCGCTGGAAAATTATGTTACTACCAGGACGTGATATATCCATAGATGAATCATTACTTTTGTGGAAGGGAAGGCTGTCGTTTAAACAATCGATACGATCAAAAAGTGCACGCTTCGGTATTAAGACGTTTGCATTGGCATGTGGGAAAACAGGATATGTCTGGAATCAAATTATATACCTTGGTGCTGGCACAGAAACTTCTCAACAATACAAATATCAGGCCACCGATGTAGTAATGTCATTATCTGAAGAACTGTTAGATGTTGGACCGTGTATATACCTTGACAATTGGTATACCTCATTGGAAATTTGTGATTATCTTGTTCAAAGAAAGACTGATGTTGTGGGAACATTACGAAGCTACAGAAAGTATCTACCAAAAGATGTTattaatgcaaaattgaaatcAAATGAAAGGTGTGTTGCATACGAGCAAGGATATCAATTCATGGTAATGCATTGGAAGGATAAACGTGATGTTTACATGATAACCACCTGCATACCTGATACTTTAGAAATTGTCTTACGTAAAGGTGCAAGGAAAGAAGTACCAACTGTTATCCACATTTACAACAGCAACATGGGTGGTGTTGATCTTAGTGATCAAATGACCACCTCCTATGCTTGTGTCGAAAAAGGGTGA